In Candidatus Vicinibacter proximus, the genomic stretch CAGGCAACTGCTCCCAAATAAAGGCAAGGTAAACATAGGGCAGCAGCGCAATAAATATCAGTAACAATTCTTTGCTCAACTTATTCATAAATCTATTTTTTTAGTGAAAGGATATAATTTAAAAGATCGTCCACCATGGTAGTATTAATGGAATAAAACACATATTGTCCTTGTTTTACGGTTGTCACCAAACCTGCCCTCTTTAACTTATCCAGATGATGAGAAATGCTTGGTGCGGTCATGTCGAACTTTGCAGCAATATCACCTGAAGTCATATCCTTTTTCCGTAAAAGCTTTAGGATATCCCTCCTGGTTGGATCATTCAAGGCTTTAAAAACATCATTCATGACCTACAATATGCTATACTAATAATACATTTAGACAAATGTCTAAATATCTAATTACATTTCCAAATAAAAATATTTTTTTTTACAAAGGAATCCTAATAAGTCTCAAAGGCTAATATTCAACTGACTCTTCCGAGAATAAAAAACGGGGAAATAAGACTCTGTCTGAAACCCACCCTGCCAA encodes the following:
- a CDS encoding winged helix-turn-helix transcriptional regulator, with product MNDVFKALNDPTRRDILKLLRKKDMTSGDIAAKFDMTAPSISHHLDKLKRAGLVTTVKQGQYVFYSINTTMVDDLLNYILSLKK